In Flavobacterium piscisymbiosum, the sequence CACAATAGACTTAATTGCTGGAAATGTGTTGTAATGCTTACTGGATTAATGGGCTTTGTTACTGTTTTTTCACTATAAATTTTTAACACAGGAATAGAGTTGCAAATCCGTAGTTTGCAACTCTTATTTGTGAATGGTAAATTATTAATTTCACTTTTTAAGTTTTATTTAGATTTCCTCGGCCATAAAACCAATGCCCCTGACGGTTCTCAGCCTTTTATCATCTGCAGTAACACGAAGCTTTTTTCTAATGCTACTCATAAAAACATCAATAATACTTGTGTCGTATTCATAATCTATACCCCATACTTCCCGTATAATGTCGACTCGGGAACATACTTCCCCTTTATTCCGCACAAGATAAGCCAGCAGCAGAAATTCTTTACGTGTCAGCAGTACCTCCCTGTTGGCTTTTAACACTTTACAGCTGCTCATTTTTATAGTGATATCAGAGAGTGAATATTCCCGCTCTGATTTTTTTTGCCCTTTTTTTTCATAGACCATAATCCTTGATAGCAGTTCGCCGCGGGTAAACGGCTTTTTTATATAATCATTGGCACCGCACTCCAGACCTATAATGGTATCTTCAAGGTAGTCCTTTGCTGTGAGAAAAATTATAGGTGTATGGATATCAGATACTCGTATTGCCTGGCACACTTCCATGCCTGAAGCTGATGGCAGTATCCAGCTTAGCAGTATAACGTCATAGTTTCTTGTTGTTGCCCGAAGAACTCCTTCCTGACCGTCTTCGGCAGTATGGACAAAATGTCCTTCGTCCTCAAGCCCAAGACGCAGAAAATTTACATTTTTTGGCTGGTTATCAATTATGAGAATATTCATTATCAAGTAGTTAATTACTGGTTAGGGATTTGATGAGAATCCTATATAATAAGGTTAATTTTGAAAGTCAGATTAACTGGAAATGCAATTAATCTGCTTATATAAAAATCTAAGCGCAGCCTTTTAATTTGAATTCATTTTAATTACTACTATAATAAAATTGTACAGGCGGAAAACAGAAAACAAAATGTCCCTGCCGTACGTCAATAGAAAATTGCAGCATTAATATCATACTGTAACTTTGATCAATGCCTTGTGGGGCACCGAGAAAAAAAATGGAAAGTTTTTTTGGCTATGCTTCAGCGCTGCCTATCTGCGGGGGCTGCCATATGCAGCTAAGGTAATAAGATGAAAAGGATTCATATGAGTTTGAAGTACCTCCCTTAAATTGAAAAGTAAAATAAAAAAAAAGTTCATTTATCTCTGTAAGAGCAACAGCTCCTTTGCAGCTTGCACACTGGCAAAACGAACAGCAAACAGCTTTGTGGTTATGATCGCTGCTTTTTTGATGAGAAACCATGTCCTGCTGAACATGAACGGGACGATCAATGTCTCCACATGAAATCAACAGTAATGTCAGTAGACGTACTGCCAGTAAAATTACAAAAATAGATCTTTGATAGCTCATCATTGTAAATCTACAAAAAAACTGGATACATTAAAAGTAAATATTATTTAAAACAAAATCTTCAAGAAAGCCCAGTGGTTTGAAAAAGTATATCTGTTCATAATAATGCCACTGCAAAAAAAACGCCCCCTGCCATCAATAGACAAGGGACGTTATAAACATCTTGGGGATTATTTGTTTTTTTTGTGGTGCTCACCTTCTTGATGGTGCTCTTTCTCCTTGTGGTGCTCATCCTCGTCATGATGCTCAGGATGATTTTTTCCTGCTTCCCCTTCGTGGTGCTCAGGATGCGTGTGATGCTCCTTATGTTTGTCATGTTCCGGGTGGTCGTGTCCTTCTTTTTCCTTCGTGCTCATAATAAATAATTTTTAATTAATAATATCAATACCGTGTTTTGACCAATATTATTAGGGCTCAACGATATTCTTTACACTAAATTACCTCAATAAAATAAGTGATTACTTAGGATTACCTTAAGATTAAATGAATAACAAAATATTAAGATTTTACAGCTAAGCAATTTTCAATCTTTGGGTACTGTAAATGATTTCAAATTTCAGAAGGAACGCTCGCTGGAAAATAATTAATACCTTTAATTAAAAGTAAGAAATAAAGTTTTTGCATATTTCTACGAAATCATTGTAAAGCAATGATCGAAACGTAACGTAATTTCAATAATTTTTATATGAGAAAAACTAGTATTGTACTTCTTTTGCTGATAAATTTCACAGCCTTTTCACAAGGGTTCAAAGAAAGAGACAGCACTTTTACGGATACGGTCAAAAATATACGATTCAATTATAAACAGCTTATTATTCCAGGTGTACTAATAGGATATGGATTTTGGGGAATTGAAAGCGGACAAATAAAAAGTTTTAATTTCCAGATTCGTGATGAAATTACAGAAAACATAGACACAAAAATAACCGTTGACGATTTTTCAAGATATGTTCCCGCTGTTTCCGTTTATGCCCTTAATGCATTTGGTGTGAAAGGAAAAAATAATATCAGAGACCGCTCGGTAATTTTAGCCACTTCCACAATTTTCACCTTAGGAAGCGTTATGGCATTAAAATCCATAACCAATATTGAGCGTCCTGACGGAACAACTAATAATTCTTTCCCCTCAGGTCACGCTGCTATAGCTTTTGCGGGAGCTGAGTTTCTCTATCAGGAATATAAAGATCAATCTATATGGTATGGTGTGGCTGGCTATGCGATTGCTACCGGAACAGGATTATTTAGAATGTACAACAACAGGCATTGGCTTACCGATGTAGCAGCTGGAGCAGGAATAGGGATCTTAAGTACCAAAGCAGCATATTGGCTAAATCCATATCTGACCAGAAAAATATTTGGCAAAAAAGAACGCAATTCCACCTCCTTTCTGGCGCCTTCATACGATGGAAGGCAATTTAGAATCACATTTGTAAAATTATTTTAAAATAAGTAAAGAAAAAGTTCATCACATGAACTTAAATATTCTATTATTTGATCCTTATATGTAGGAATACCAAACATTTGGTCTTCTTTTTATTATTTAAAGTTGGTTATTCTGAGTCAGAAAACAGAATTGGGGGAAGGTTGATGTGTAATGATGTCGCATTGAAAAATGTTGACGTTATAAACTTAAATTCGGAACAGGTTTTAGTTACTAA encodes:
- a CDS encoding phosphatase PAP2 family protein translates to MRKTSIVLLLLINFTAFSQGFKERDSTFTDTVKNIRFNYKQLIIPGVLIGYGFWGIESGQIKSFNFQIRDEITENIDTKITVDDFSRYVPAVSVYALNAFGVKGKNNIRDRSVILATSTIFTLGSVMALKSITNIERPDGTTNNSFPSGHAAIAFAGAEFLYQEYKDQSIWYGVAGYAIATGTGLFRMYNNRHWLTDVAAGAGIGILSTKAAYWLNPYLTRKIFGKKERNSTSFLAPSYDGRQFRITFVKLF
- a CDS encoding response regulator transcription factor; translated protein: MNILIIDNQPKNVNFLRLGLEDEGHFVHTAEDGQEGVLRATTRNYDVILLSWILPSASGMEVCQAIRVSDIHTPIIFLTAKDYLEDTIIGLECGANDYIKKPFTRGELLSRIMVYEKKGQKKSEREYSLSDITIKMSSCKVLKANREVLLTRKEFLLLAYLVRNKGEVCSRVDIIREVWGIDYEYDTSIIDVFMSSIRKKLRVTADDKRLRTVRGIGFMAEEI